One genomic window of Leptospira paudalimensis includes the following:
- a CDS encoding enoyl-CoA hydratase/isomerase family protein: MTPFAEIFHGDRILEIKMQSNEKNTFDFEAFVSFQEILNKHANNPNLRVLLFTSAQTQFFSNGIEPTLMYGKSESEVRRSVEQLLRTAQTYFHFPVPTIAVINGHCMAAGAVFALFSDYRYMVDKGGRIGFSEAIVGLNFPSIPTIVLQDLVGVKATRDLLFTGKQIKGPEAKEIGLVDELFSADDLYPEAMKFAESLSKLTYNSSRGMKTALREPYRTQMESLFQLDADLFTKVILSPDGQEGFLSLIEKRRPKFQT, encoded by the coding sequence ATGACTCCTTTTGCAGAGATCTTTCATGGAGACCGCATCTTGGAAATCAAGATGCAGTCCAATGAAAAGAACACATTTGATTTTGAAGCCTTTGTTTCATTTCAAGAAATCTTAAACAAACACGCAAACAACCCAAACTTGCGTGTTTTATTATTCACATCCGCACAAACACAATTTTTTTCCAATGGGATTGAACCCACTCTCATGTATGGAAAATCGGAATCTGAAGTTAGACGTTCCGTTGAACAGTTGTTAAGAACGGCACAAACCTATTTCCATTTTCCAGTTCCAACGATTGCAGTGATCAATGGTCATTGTATGGCGGCAGGTGCTGTTTTTGCTTTGTTTTCCGATTACCGTTACATGGTGGACAAAGGAGGAAGGATTGGTTTTTCAGAAGCAATTGTAGGTCTTAATTTTCCTTCGATTCCAACCATCGTATTGCAAGACTTAGTTGGAGTAAAGGCCACTCGCGACTTACTCTTTACGGGAAAACAAATCAAAGGTCCAGAAGCCAAGGAAATTGGCCTTGTGGATGAATTATTTAGTGCCGATGATTTATATCCTGAAGCAATGAAGTTTGCCGAATCCCTTTCCAAACTCACATACAATTCAAGTCGTGGTATGAAGACTGCCTTACGAGAACCTTACCGAACACAAATGGAATCCTTATTCCAATTGGATGCAGATTTATTCACAAAAGT